One Chitinophagales bacterium genomic window carries:
- a CDS encoding 2-hydroxyacid dehydrogenase, with the protein MKILITDKIHPIFFDSLRGCGCDLDYLPESNQSDILEIVHQYEGLIINSKSRADRVLIDKAVRLRFIARMGSGMEIIDQEYARQKGIVCINSPEGNCDAVAEYAVGALIALMRNIHSAHAEVKRAIWQREKNRGTELGGKVIGIYGYGHTGSAFARRLNGFGVTVLAYDKYKSGFSDNYIKESSPEEIFLNADVLSLHLPLSEETRYLADYAFFTRFKKNIWVINTARGQHIKTSDLIRAVREGKVVAAALDVLENENLNTLDAQQKAWFDDLVAEQRILLTPHIAGLTQESFRKIAEVLAAKIQKLLPALQK; encoded by the coding sequence ATGAAGATTCTAATAACCGATAAAATCCATCCCATTTTTTTTGATTCCCTCCGGGGATGCGGTTGTGATTTAGACTATCTTCCCGAAAGCAACCAGTCGGATATTCTGGAAATAGTTCATCAGTATGAGGGGTTAATTATTAATAGTAAATCGCGGGCAGACAGGGTGCTGATAGACAAAGCGGTGAGGCTGAGGTTTATAGCCCGCATGGGCTCAGGTATGGAAATTATTGACCAGGAGTATGCCCGCCAGAAGGGTATCGTCTGCATCAACTCACCTGAGGGCAACTGCGATGCGGTGGCTGAATATGCCGTGGGTGCTCTTATTGCGCTGATGCGCAACATCCATTCCGCACATGCGGAAGTCAAGCGGGCCATCTGGCAGAGGGAAAAGAACCGGGGCACTGAGCTGGGAGGCAAAGTCATTGGCATATACGGGTATGGACATACAGGCAGTGCCTTTGCTCGCAGGCTGAATGGCTTCGGGGTTACCGTACTGGCTTATGATAAATATAAAAGCGGATTTTCAGATAACTACATCAAAGAGAGCAGCCCTGAAGAGATTTTTTTGAATGCCGATGTGCTGAGTCTGCATCTACCGCTGAGTGAAGAAACCCGTTATCTGGCGGATTATGCTTTTTTTACACGGTTTAAGAAAAATATCTGGGTAATCAATACCGCCCGAGGTCAACATATTAAAACCTCTGATCTCATACGTGCTGTTCGTGAAGGGAAAGTAGTGGCTGCAGCTCTAGACGTGCTGGAGAATGAAAATCTGAATACCCTGGATGCGCAACAGAAAGCCTGGTTTGATGACCTTGTCGCAGAGCAGCGCATCTTACTTACTCCGCATATAGCCGGGCTTACACAGGAATCATTCCGAAAAATTGCTGAAGTGCTGGCAGCCAAAATTCAAAAACTCCTTCCTGCCCTGCAGAAGTAA
- the rsmA gene encoding ribosomal RNA small subunit methyltransferase A has product MNGQNYIKPKDSALHPRPKKRLGQHFLTDHRLAKKIVAELKEASSDYIVEIGPGRGILTGMLLKQFGDRFHAVEIDSDLARMLKQSMPTLHVLTADFLKLNLSETFPGTIAIIGNFPYNISSQILFRVVACHTQVQTVVGMFQREVAKRVVANPGNREYGIISVLLSAWYKREYLFELKPGAFSPPPKVHSAVIKLTHHENTEAAWDEQMLATVVKTAFNQRRKMLRNSLQQLLSPEELEDSLFRQRPEQLSLQQFIQIADMINQRKV; this is encoded by the coding sequence ATGAACGGTCAAAATTACATAAAACCCAAGGACAGTGCCTTGCACCCCCGGCCGAAGAAACGTTTGGGTCAGCATTTTTTGACTGACCATAGGCTGGCCAAAAAAATTGTTGCAGAGCTGAAAGAAGCCTCCTCTGACTATATCGTGGAGATAGGTCCTGGACGGGGTATCCTCACGGGTATGCTGCTAAAGCAATTTGGTGACAGGTTCCATGCTGTGGAAATTGATTCTGATCTTGCCCGTATGCTGAAACAAAGCATGCCCACCCTCCATGTGCTGACAGCAGATTTTCTGAAACTGAATTTATCTGAAACCTTTCCGGGTACAATAGCCATCATCGGAAACTTCCCCTATAATATTTCTTCGCAGATTTTGTTCCGGGTGGTTGCCTGCCACACACAGGTACAAACAGTGGTCGGTATGTTTCAGCGTGAAGTAGCCAAACGCGTGGTGGCAAATCCCGGCAACAGAGAGTACGGCATCATCAGTGTATTGCTCTCTGCCTGGTATAAAAGGGAATATCTCTTTGAACTAAAACCCGGAGCTTTTTCTCCTCCGCCTAAGGTACATTCGGCTGTGATAAAACTGACGCATCATGAAAATACTGAGGCCGCATGGGACGAGCAGATGCTGGCAACCGTGGTGAAAACGGCCTTCAACCAAAGAAGAAAGATGCTGCGCAACAGTCTGCAGCAGTTATTATCTCCTGAAGAGCTGGAAGATAGTTTGTTCCGGCAGCGGCCCGAGCAACTTTCGCTGCAGCAATTTATTCAGATTGCTGATATGATTAACCAAAGAAAAGTTTAA
- the pepA gene encoding putative cytosol aminopeptidase: MSTVRLRFINKIPTAGNSLFLVSHINQLKETEFKKEEIRQVQHALERRHPITWFKDGPHVRIVAFEEGKPESWQTDEAWRKHAAKASSSCEEQGVASLTVRNLTGDPHVVTLVAEGLLLSCYRFLKYRTGSAYRPNTLKEIRLLKDEADEKAIHETELIATATLKARDLVNEPLSYLTAEQLSREIRAMGKEAGFKVQVFNKAQIKKLKMGGLLAVNQGSPNPPTFNILEWKPPRPRNKQPYVLVGKGVVFDTGGLSLKPTPGSMDMMKCDMAGAAAVACAIYAVARARLPVHVVGLIPATENRPGGNAYAPGDVLTMHNGTTVEVLNTDAEGRLILADALSYARRYRPQLVIDLATLTGAAARAIGPEGIVFMGTASEAVKKALSESGYRVYERLVEFPLWDEYENYLKSDIADIKNIGGPNAGAITAGMFLKKFTDYPWLHLDIAGPAFLDKPDGYRPKNGSGVGVRLLFDFLKNHVTR, from the coding sequence ATGTCCACAGTCCGCTTACGTTTTATTAATAAAATTCCCACCGCAGGCAATAGCCTCTTTCTTGTAAGTCATATAAATCAACTGAAGGAGACGGAGTTTAAAAAGGAAGAAATCCGACAGGTGCAACATGCCCTTGAACGCAGGCATCCCATCACATGGTTTAAAGATGGTCCGCACGTTCGCATCGTTGCATTTGAGGAAGGCAAACCCGAAAGCTGGCAAACCGATGAAGCCTGGAGAAAACATGCGGCCAAAGCATCTTCCAGTTGTGAAGAACAGGGGGTAGCTTCCCTCACGGTGCGCAATCTTACCGGTGACCCGCATGTGGTTACGCTGGTTGCTGAAGGATTACTGCTGTCCTGCTATCGTTTTTTAAAATATCGCACCGGAAGCGCATATAGGCCTAACACGTTGAAAGAAATACGCCTCCTGAAAGACGAAGCGGACGAAAAAGCTATCCATGAAACAGAGCTCATAGCCACTGCCACTCTCAAGGCCCGGGATTTGGTGAATGAGCCGCTCTCCTATCTGACGGCCGAGCAACTCAGCCGTGAAATACGGGCAATGGGCAAAGAAGCAGGCTTTAAGGTGCAGGTTTTTAACAAAGCTCAGATAAAAAAACTGAAAATGGGAGGATTACTGGCTGTCAATCAGGGTAGTCCTAATCCCCCCACCTTCAATATTCTGGAATGGAAACCCCCGCGCCCCCGTAACAAACAACCCTATGTTTTGGTTGGAAAAGGGGTGGTGTTTGATACGGGAGGGCTGAGCCTCAAACCTACTCCGGGTTCCATGGACATGATGAAATGCGATATGGCAGGAGCAGCAGCAGTGGCATGCGCCATCTACGCTGTTGCTAGAGCCAGGCTGCCGGTTCATGTAGTCGGGCTGATTCCCGCTACCGAAAACCGGCCCGGAGGCAACGCTTATGCCCCAGGTGATGTACTGACTATGCATAACGGTACTACCGTGGAGGTATTGAATACGGATGCCGAAGGAAGACTTATTCTTGCGGATGCCCTGAGCTATGCGCGCAGATACCGCCCGCAGCTGGTGATTGATCTGGCCACCCTTACAGGGGCAGCTGCCCGCGCCATCGGACCAGAGGGCATTGTATTCATGGGCACTGCATCAGAGGCTGTGAAAAAAGCCCTTTCAGAAAGCGGCTACCGAGTGTATGAGCGCCTCGTAGAATTTCCGCTATGGGATGAATATGAAAACTACCTTAAGTCTGACATCGCAGATATAAAAAACATCGGAGGTCCGAATGCCGGAGCTATCACAGCCGGCATGTTCCTGAAAAAGTTTACGGATTATCCCTGGCTGCATCTGGACATAGCAGGACCGGCTTTTCTGGATAAACCCGATGGCTACCGCCCTAAAAACGGCAGCGGAGTGGGCGTGCGTCTGCTTTTTGATTTTCTGAAAAATCATGTCACGCGGTGA
- the pdxA gene encoding 4-hydroxythreonine-4-phosphate dehydrogenase yields MSGRKVKVGITIGDFNGIGPEIIMKTFNEPMMYNWCTPVLYGSSRILHYHKQFLHLDKFYYESITDLSQINPKTLNVVECWQEEVIINLGQPSQKAGECALLALDEALKDLLAKKIDALVTAPVNKSLIKPKGKEFTGHTSYITQRCGLSESVMLLISEELRVGLVTEHIALKEVAGQLSVKKIVAKLEILHQSLHKDFGIMKPRIAVLSLNPHSGEGGLTGTEEKEIILPAIQKAQESGILAWGPYPADGLFATGAYKKFDVLLAMYHDQGLVPFKFVAFEHGVNFTAGLPVIRTSPDHGTAYDLAGKNKANPSSFREAVLVAADIFRHRTDYEVYAANPLKAKQLEQEE; encoded by the coding sequence GTGAGCGGCAGAAAGGTAAAGGTGGGTATTACCATTGGTGATTTCAATGGCATTGGCCCGGAGATTATCATGAAAACTTTTAACGAGCCGATGATGTACAACTGGTGTACCCCGGTGCTCTATGGCTCCTCCCGAATTCTCCATTATCACAAACAGTTCCTGCATCTGGATAAATTTTATTATGAAAGCATTACCGACCTGAGCCAGATTAACCCCAAAACGCTGAACGTGGTAGAATGCTGGCAGGAGGAGGTGATCATTAATCTGGGACAACCTTCTCAAAAAGCCGGGGAATGTGCACTGCTGGCTCTGGATGAAGCGCTGAAGGACTTACTCGCAAAAAAGATAGATGCTCTGGTTACCGCACCGGTAAACAAAAGCCTAATTAAACCCAAAGGAAAAGAGTTTACCGGTCATACCTCTTACATTACCCAGCGCTGTGGACTGAGCGAATCGGTCATGCTTCTGATCAGCGAAGAACTCAGAGTAGGGCTGGTCACTGAGCATATTGCCCTGAAAGAAGTTGCAGGTCAATTAAGTGTTAAAAAGATAGTAGCCAAACTGGAAATCCTGCATCAAAGCCTCCATAAGGACTTCGGCATCATGAAACCCCGCATAGCGGTGTTGAGCCTGAATCCTCATAGCGGAGAAGGTGGCTTGACGGGCACAGAAGAAAAAGAAATCATTTTACCTGCAATTCAGAAAGCTCAGGAAAGCGGTATTCTCGCCTGGGGACCTTACCCCGCAGATGGCCTATTTGCAACAGGCGCATACAAAAAATTTGATGTGCTGCTGGCCATGTATCACGACCAAGGTCTTGTTCCTTTTAAATTTGTCGCCTTTGAACATGGAGTAAACTTCACTGCAGGATTACCGGTAATACGCACTTCTCCTGATCATGGCACTGCATATGACCTTGCGGGGAAAAACAAAGCTAATCCATCTTCTTTCCGCGAAGCAGTGCTGGTTGCCGCAGATATTTTCCGCCATCGGACCGATTATGAGGTGTATGCAGCCAACCCCCTAAAAGCGAAACAACTGGAACAGGAAGAATAG
- a CDS encoding transporter, whose translation MKKLIVFILGLVGVMCAEAQTPEEAELFSQSSFGGTARGMGVSGAFGAIGADQTGMITNPAALGLFRRIELTLTTGFEHIKTTSTYEGFRNTDRRANAYLSNTGVVIASFRKRPSQTALKGMNFGISYNRLDSYYSDRFYRSPSTYNSLLKGYKDALEGTRADNISYSGSYGFEPSLAYQAYLLDPLATDSTRYTAVTDGKNVDQRITLGTSGSSSELSFTFGANYNDKVFFGALLGIPFLNYRERYNFQEATDTSDYYFDHFSLHQNLDVSGVGVHFKTGLIYAPVNWFRFGASLHTPTFYGMSRTFWSDVTAKFDLVSTPYYEESPIGEFEYNLVTPMRVTGSLGFLFNQYGFFSLDYEWLDHRRSRYIFEDGYGDVENILNAQIERSYGCSHVLRSGLELAYGIFRLRGGVAYYSSPLKGASFSWNEVGASRYYSFGAGLRFKRFFFDWAYVRKTTTEEILFVNDVAARDKVISNQVLLTAGFRF comes from the coding sequence ATGAAAAAGCTAATAGTATTCATCCTTGGGCTCGTTGGTGTAATGTGTGCTGAGGCACAAACTCCGGAAGAAGCTGAGCTGTTTTCGCAATCCAGCTTTGGCGGCACCGCACGCGGCATGGGAGTTTCAGGGGCTTTTGGGGCTATAGGAGCTGACCAAACCGGTATGATTACCAACCCCGCAGCTCTGGGCTTGTTCCGCAGAATTGAACTTACATTAACTACCGGTTTTGAACATATAAAAACCACGTCCACTTATGAAGGCTTTAGAAACACTGACCGAAGAGCCAATGCCTACCTGTCCAATACAGGCGTAGTCATCGCCTCATTTCGAAAAAGACCTTCTCAAACTGCGCTGAAGGGAATGAACTTCGGTATCAGCTATAATCGTCTAGACAGCTATTACTCTGATCGCTTTTACCGGAGTCCGTCCACATACAACTCTTTACTGAAAGGATACAAGGATGCCCTTGAGGGTACGCGGGCAGATAACATCAGTTACAGCGGGAGCTATGGATTTGAACCTTCGCTGGCTTATCAGGCGTATTTGCTAGACCCTCTGGCTACCGACAGTACCCGCTATACTGCCGTAACGGATGGCAAGAACGTGGATCAGCGGATTACGCTGGGAACATCCGGTTCATCCAGTGAATTGTCTTTCACCTTCGGAGCCAATTATAATGATAAGGTGTTTTTCGGAGCGTTGCTGGGCATTCCTTTTTTGAACTATCGCGAGCGCTATAACTTCCAGGAAGCCACGGATACATCTGATTACTATTTTGACCATTTCAGCCTTCATCAAAATCTGGATGTGAGCGGTGTGGGGGTTCATTTTAAAACGGGACTTATTTATGCCCCGGTTAACTGGTTCAGGTTTGGAGCATCGTTGCACACTCCGACCTTTTATGGAATGTCCCGTACTTTCTGGAGTGATGTGACGGCAAAGTTTGATCTGGTCAGCACGCCTTATTACGAAGAATCTCCCATCGGGGAATTTGAGTACAATCTGGTTACCCCTATGCGGGTAACAGGTAGTTTGGGTTTTCTGTTTAATCAATATGGGTTTTTCTCCCTGGATTATGAATGGTTAGACCATAGACGGTCTCGCTATATTTTTGAAGACGGATATGGAGATGTAGAGAATATACTTAATGCGCAAATAGAACGGTCATATGGCTGTTCGCATGTATTGCGTTCAGGTCTGGAGCTTGCCTATGGAATATTCAGGCTTCGTGGTGGAGTGGCTTATTACAGCAGTCCATTAAAAGGCGCTTCGTTTTCATGGAATGAAGTGGGAGCTTCCCGCTATTACTCTTTCGGAGCGGGTTTACGGTTTAAGCGGTTCTTCTTTGACTGGGCTTATGTAAGAAAAACGACTACCGAAGAGATATTGTTTGTGAATGATGTTGCAGCCCGGGATAAAGTCATTTCCAACCAAGTCTTGCTCACCGCAGGTTTCCGGTTTTAA
- the proS gene encoding proline--tRNA ligase — protein MSKEITPRNQDYSQWYNDLVRKGGLAEHSAVRGCMVIKPYGFAIWEKMKDILDKMFKETGHSNAYFPLFIPKSFLSREAAHVEGFAKECAVVTHYRLKNDPAGKGIVVDPEARLEEELIVRPTSETIIWNTYKNWIQSYRDLPLLINQWANVVRWEMRTRLFLRTAEFLWQEGHTAHATKEEAIAEAEKILDVYTAFAEQYMALPVLKGLKSPSERFAGAVETYCIEGLMQDGKALQAGTSHFLGQNFAKAFDVVFTNKAGRQEYVWATSWGVSTRLIGALLMAHSDDEGLILPPRLAPLQVVIIPVYKSAEQLAAVSEKALQIKNQLKAQGIEVKFDDDDAHTPGWKFAEYEMKGVPVRIAIGPRDLQNGTAEVARRDTRGKQIISMDDLTEHVRNLLEDIQRNMFQKALAFREEHTTRVESYEEFKAVLESKGGFVLAHWDGSPETEAKIKEETKATIRCIPMDGAKESGKCIISGRPSRQRVAFAIAY, from the coding sequence ATGAGCAAGGAAATTACCCCCCGCAATCAGGATTACAGCCAGTGGTATAACGACCTTGTCAGAAAAGGTGGGTTGGCAGAACACTCTGCGGTAAGAGGTTGTATGGTAATCAAACCCTACGGTTTTGCCATCTGGGAAAAGATGAAGGACATACTGGACAAAATGTTCAAGGAAACCGGTCATTCCAATGCCTATTTCCCCTTGTTTATACCCAAAAGCTTTTTAAGCCGGGAAGCAGCCCATGTGGAAGGATTTGCCAAGGAGTGTGCTGTTGTCACGCATTACCGCCTGAAGAACGACCCTGCCGGAAAAGGCATTGTGGTTGATCCTGAAGCCCGACTGGAAGAAGAACTGATTGTCAGACCTACATCGGAAACCATTATCTGGAACACCTACAAAAACTGGATACAGTCCTATCGCGATTTACCTCTCCTGATAAACCAATGGGCTAACGTAGTACGGTGGGAAATGCGTACCCGCCTGTTTCTGCGCACCGCTGAATTTCTCTGGCAGGAGGGTCACACCGCGCATGCCACTAAGGAGGAGGCCATCGCTGAAGCAGAAAAAATTCTGGACGTATATACCGCATTTGCTGAACAATATATGGCTTTGCCGGTGCTGAAAGGACTCAAAAGCCCCAGCGAAAGATTTGCAGGCGCAGTAGAAACCTACTGCATAGAAGGACTCATGCAGGACGGCAAAGCCTTGCAGGCTGGTACATCGCACTTTTTGGGACAAAACTTTGCCAAAGCATTTGATGTAGTGTTTACCAACAAAGCAGGACGACAGGAATACGTATGGGCTACCTCATGGGGGGTATCTACGCGCCTTATCGGAGCGTTGCTGATGGCACATTCTGATGATGAAGGATTGATACTCCCTCCCCGCCTGGCTCCGCTGCAGGTAGTTATCATCCCTGTTTATAAATCTGCCGAGCAGCTTGCGGCAGTTTCTGAAAAAGCTCTCCAGATTAAAAATCAACTGAAAGCACAGGGTATTGAAGTAAAATTTGATGACGATGATGCACACACCCCTGGATGGAAATTTGCCGAGTACGAAATGAAAGGGGTGCCTGTGCGTATTGCCATCGGTCCGCGTGACCTGCAAAACGGTACCGCAGAGGTAGCCAGACGGGATACTCGTGGCAAACAAATTATTTCTATGGATGACTTAACCGAGCATGTGCGCAACCTGCTGGAAGATATCCAGCGTAATATGTTCCAAAAAGCGTTGGCCTTCCGGGAAGAGCATACCACGCGTGTGGAGAGCTATGAGGAGTTTAAAGCAGTGCTGGAATCAAAAGGAGGATTTGTTCTCGCTCACTGGGATGGCTCCCCTGAAACAGAAGCCAAAATCAAAGAAGAAACCAAGGCTACCATTCGCTGCATACCAATGGATGGGGCAAAAGAATCAGGCAAGTGCATCATCTCCGGCAGGCCCTCCCGGCAACGGGTAGCCTTCGCTATAGCTTACTGA
- a CDS encoding cell envelope biogenesis protein OmpA, producing MYCGIHILWVILFVMLAPLGVKSCPTLADSLPVKSELPFKIRQKYADALQKAGNYYEAIDVYQTLLNERKEHHYALYQIAECYAKARDYAAAARYYDRVIQEGAEQAFPLTYYRYATMLKMLGDYQAARYAFAKFTLRATGDYASRARREIAACDFAISQMEKPGKFTVAHLDSGVINSPYSEYSPAFFDGKLYYSSFQPNSQGSDVPPLSRLYVSTKNPDNYGKGKPLPPPINSEQFHSGNCSFSPDGKRMYFTQCIDKGEANIRCWIVMLNWADSAWTAPVKLSWQTDNKYTYTHPAVAFGDSTTDIVYFASDMPGGRGGMDLWYTEVKFDGTATTPTNLGQAINTIDNEVTPFYYRGRLYFSSDGHPGMGGLDIFSSSGMKAGWTNPVNLGYPLNSSADDFYFTLGETPRSYFFVSNRPGIVGLRSPTCCDDIFVALDAESGKVTLRGKISEQDDSLLQPLAGCRVELFNVIKETYLKKEEKVLPAENQFVFELQSDNVYAIKVQKKGYFPETLVINLDSITEPEFFKEFILMPIEKSKVYQLENIYYEPNKADLNEEARKTLKSLYELLIENPRLIVEIRSHTDSVGDAKYNMQLSQQRAENCVDYLISLGIEKSRLIPKGFGEDAPLAPNSFPDGTDNPEGRKKNRRTEFKIIGELSRSGEQILY from the coding sequence ATGTATTGCGGGATACACATATTATGGGTTATTCTTTTTGTTATGCTCGCCCCTTTGGGGGTGAAGAGTTGCCCCACTCTTGCCGATTCTCTTCCCGTTAAATCTGAGCTGCCATTTAAAATCAGGCAGAAATATGCGGACGCTTTGCAGAAAGCAGGTAATTACTATGAAGCAATAGACGTATATCAAACTTTGTTAAATGAAAGAAAAGAGCATCACTATGCCCTGTATCAGATCGCAGAGTGTTATGCCAAGGCGCGGGACTACGCAGCAGCAGCCCGGTATTATGACCGTGTCATTCAGGAAGGTGCCGAGCAGGCTTTCCCGTTGACATACTACCGGTATGCCACAATGCTAAAGATGCTGGGGGATTATCAGGCTGCCAGATATGCCTTTGCAAAGTTTACCCTGCGTGCCACGGGAGACTATGCCAGTCGCGCCAGACGTGAAATTGCAGCATGTGATTTTGCTATCAGCCAGATGGAGAAGCCGGGTAAATTTACTGTAGCGCATCTTGACTCTGGTGTAATTAACAGTCCCTACAGCGAATATAGCCCGGCCTTTTTTGACGGAAAACTGTATTATTCCTCCTTCCAGCCCAATAGTCAAGGTTCTGATGTTCCTCCCTTGTCTCGACTTTACGTCTCAACTAAAAATCCCGACAATTACGGTAAAGGGAAGCCGCTTCCCCCTCCGATAAATTCCGAGCAGTTTCATAGTGGAAACTGTTCTTTCTCTCCCGATGGAAAAAGGATGTATTTCACGCAATGCATAGACAAGGGTGAAGCTAATATACGCTGCTGGATAGTCATGCTCAACTGGGCTGACAGCGCCTGGACAGCACCGGTTAAACTGAGTTGGCAGACGGATAATAAATATACCTATACTCACCCTGCCGTGGCCTTTGGCGATTCCACTACGGACATTGTCTATTTTGCATCTGATATGCCGGGCGGACGGGGAGGTATGGATTTGTGGTATACCGAGGTAAAATTTGACGGCACTGCTACGACTCCTACCAACCTCGGTCAGGCAATTAACACCATTGACAATGAGGTAACACCCTTTTACTACAGGGGAAGATTATATTTCAGCTCAGACGGACACCCCGGCATGGGGGGATTAGATATCTTCTCCTCCTCGGGAATGAAAGCAGGATGGACTAACCCTGTTAATCTGGGTTATCCGCTGAATTCCAGTGCAGACGATTTTTATTTTACCCTCGGGGAGACACCCCGATCATACTTCTTTGTCTCAAATCGCCCGGGTATCGTTGGCCTGAGAAGCCCTACCTGCTGTGATGACATTTTTGTTGCCCTGGATGCCGAATCCGGAAAGGTAACCCTGCGGGGAAAAATATCAGAACAGGATGATTCCCTGCTGCAGCCTCTTGCGGGATGCAGAGTTGAATTGTTTAATGTGATAAAAGAGACCTATCTGAAAAAAGAAGAAAAAGTTTTGCCCGCTGAAAATCAATTTGTCTTTGAGCTGCAATCGGACAACGTCTATGCGATTAAAGTCCAGAAAAAGGGCTATTTCCCTGAAACGCTTGTTATCAACCTGGACAGTATAACGGAACCGGAATTTTTCAAGGAGTTTATTCTCATGCCTATTGAAAAAAGTAAAGTATATCAGCTGGAGAACATTTACTACGAGCCCAACAAGGCGGATCTTAATGAAGAGGCCAGAAAGACATTAAAATCCCTGTATGAATTGCTGATAGAAAACCCCAGATTGATCGTGGAAATTCGCTCACATACCGATAGTGTAGGGGATGCGAAATACAATATGCAGCTATCGCAACAACGAGCAGAGAACTGTGTGGATTATCTTATTTCTTTAGGCATAGAAAAATCCAGGCTTATTCCCAAGGGATTTGGAGAAGATGCTCCCCTTGCACCCAACAGTTTTCCTGACGGAACGGATAATCCCGAAGGACGGAAGAAAAACAGACGCACTGAATTTAAAATCATTGGTGAACTGAGCCGAAGCGGAGAGCAGATTTTATATTGA
- a CDS encoding exonuclease → MFAVVDTETTGGNPVKDRLMEIAILLHDGEKVVEEFSTLVNPGVPISPFIVSLTGITDEMVAQAPTFADIADTVKRMTEKSIFVAHNARFDYAILRREFKRLNERFQRKQLCTVHLSQVLLPGKKSYSLGKLCREMGIPVQKRHRALGDAKATVSLFELLLRTGRDYILRSVFSDELEGADLPTHLPLETVDDLPEETGVYYLLDNHLQVLYIGRARNIRKRVIEQITKELVNEYESLKDHIYDVHYELTGSELVAQLLELEEIRRLTPRFNFTRRKKEYRYGIYERTDAKGFMSLHIERLNSQEAAVVETVSYSAAARLLRKLAADYLLDPCLCGLAKSNGIPMLSPEVYNKRVSQALRKYRFDHPNFFILSEGRSHHDQSVIWVENNIYRGFGYIEPENIENDLQSLKDCVKPYPSSPEAIRIIRNWMRKRSRDELIRY, encoded by the coding sequence ATGTTTGCCGTTGTTGATACAGAAACTACAGGTGGCAATCCCGTGAAAGACAGGTTAATGGAAATTGCTATCCTCCTGCATGACGGGGAAAAGGTGGTAGAGGAGTTTTCCACTTTGGTAAATCCGGGAGTACCTATTTCTCCCTTTATCGTTTCCCTAACCGGTATCACCGATGAGATGGTTGCGCAGGCCCCCACCTTTGCTGACATTGCCGACACAGTGAAGCGAATGACCGAAAAAAGCATTTTTGTTGCCCACAATGCCCGGTTTGACTATGCTATTCTGCGCAGGGAGTTCAAACGACTAAACGAGCGGTTTCAGCGTAAACAGCTCTGCACGGTGCATCTGAGCCAGGTCCTGCTGCCTGGAAAAAAATCATACAGCCTTGGCAAGTTATGTCGTGAAATGGGTATTCCTGTGCAAAAAAGACATCGAGCCCTCGGGGATGCCAAGGCTACTGTAAGTTTATTTGAGCTGCTGCTCAGAACCGGCCGTGATTACATCCTGCGCAGCGTGTTCTCCGATGAACTGGAAGGTGCCGACCTGCCCACTCACCTCCCCCTTGAAACGGTAGATGACCTGCCAGAAGAAACCGGAGTATATTACCTGCTGGATAATCACCTGCAGGTACTCTATATCGGGCGTGCCCGGAATATCCGCAAACGTGTGATAGAACAAATCACCAAGGAGCTGGTAAATGAATATGAATCTCTAAAAGACCACATTTATGACGTGCATTATGAGCTCACAGGAAGCGAGCTGGTAGCCCAGTTGCTGGAGCTGGAGGAAATCAGACGCCTGACCCCCCGTTTCAACTTTACCAGAAGAAAGAAAGAATATCGTTATGGAATTTATGAGAGAACGGATGCAAAGGGTTTTATGAGCCTACATATTGAGCGGCTCAACAGCCAGGAAGCGGCCGTTGTAGAAACGGTTTCCTACAGTGCGGCTGCCCGCCTGCTGCGAAAACTGGCAGCCGATTATTTGCTTGATCCCTGCCTCTGTGGGCTTGCAAAAAGCAACGGCATACCCATGCTGTCTCCTGAGGTCTACAACAAACGGGTAAGTCAGGCTCTGCGCAAGTATCGTTTTGACCATCCTAATTTTTTTATTCTCAGCGAAGGCCGTTCGCACCATGATCAGTCTGTCATATGGGTAGAAAATAATATCTACCGCGGCTTCGGATATATTGAGCCGGAAAATATTGAAAATGATCTTCAGTCATTAAAAGATTGCGTGAAGCCTTACCCCTCCTCTCCGGAAGCCATTCGCATCATACGTAACTGGATGAGAAAAAGAAGCAGGGATGAACTGATCCGTTACTAG